In Gammaproteobacteria bacterium, the sequence TGTCCATGACCGCAATGCGGAACTGTCCATTGGCCTGGGTCACCATGGTGAGCAGCTTGCCATCCGGCGTCAACGACGGACTGGCATTGTAATTGCCCTCGAAGGTCACCCGCTTGGCGTTGTAACGGTCACGCAGCTCCACGCGATAGATCTGCGGGCTGCCGCCACGGTCCGAGGTGAACAAGACAGCACTTTCGTCGGCCGTCCATGACGGCTCCGTGTCGATTGCTGCGTGTCGAGTGATCCGTCGCGTGCGGCCATCCTCGAGATCGATGAGCCAGATATCCGGATTGCCTGCCTCCGAGGACAGCGTCACGGCAAGCATGCGGCCGGACGGCGAAAACGATGGTGCACCGTTGATGCCAGGCCGCGACGACACGACCTTGCGGGAACCGGTGGCAAGCTCCTGAACGTAGATTTCGGCAGCATCGTTCTCGAAGGACACGTAAGCGAGCTTCCGCCCGTCTGGCGACCAGGCCGGTGACATGATCGGCTTGACGGAACGCAACACCGTGCGCTGGTTTTCGCCATCGGCATCGGCAACGACGAGCTGGTAACGCGTGACGTCGCCATCCTTGACCGCAGTCACGAATGCGATACGTGTCGAAAATGCACCACGCACACCGGTCAGCGCCTCGAAGACCTTGTCGGCCACGACATGGGCTCCACGACGGAGCTTGTCTTTTGCGACAGGCAGCGAGAATCCGAGCAACTGGTCGCCCCGGAACACGTCGAACAGCTGGAACTGGATGATGTAACGCTCCGCCTCGACGATCACCTTGCCAACCAGCACGTTGTCGGTGCCGAGGACCCGCCAGTTCTGGAACTGGATGTCATCACCGCGAGTCGGGCGCTCGAGCATGTCCTCGCGTGGCAACGGCTTGAAGCGGCCACTGCGCTCGAGGTCGGCCGCAACCACTTCCGCGACATCCAGTGGCAGGCGCGCCGGCGAGCCGTTACGCGTCTCGACACCGAACGGCACGATACCGATTGGCTGGGCATCACCCGCGCCCTTGGTCACGCGCACGACAATGCCGCCAGCCGCTTCGACTTCGGGCAGGGCCAACAGCAAGACCAGCAAGAACATCAAACCATAACGGTGCATCAGGTCACTCCGTTTCAGGTGAATCGAAAATGAACGTCACATTGCGCTCAAACACGCTGGGGTCCGACGGCATCGGGAAAGGCGCTGCCTTCCAGATAGCCGCTTCCGCAGCCCGCGCCAGCTGTTCGCTGTCGCATGTTCCGGTCGTGGCCGAGGCAATATCGCCGCCTGGAATCATCCGGACAGCAACCTCGCAGTAGAAATCGTTGCCGGCGTTCAGCGGCGGGGAGAAATAGCGCTCCGCCTTCTGCTGCATCATGGCAATCCATTCGTCCAGCTTGCCAGCCCGGATCGCCGCGAGACGCGACTGCTCGGCGGCAATCTCGGCCTGCATGTCGGCTTCCCGTTCCGCTCTCAGCCGTGCTTCCTCTTCCGCCCGGCGCCGCGCGGCCTCGGCTTCCGCCTGGCGCTTTTCCTCTGCTGCCTTGCGCCGCGCCGCCTCTTCCGCCCGGCGCTGCTCTTCTGCAGCCTTCCGGCGAGCCTCTTCTTCGGCCCGGCGCTGCTTGTCGGCTGCCGCTTCGAGCCTTGCCGCCTCCTCTGCCTGGCGTTGCTGCTCGGCTTCACGCTGGCGGCGTGCCTGTTCATCGGCCTCGCGCTGTGCCTGCAGTTCACGCTGGCGCGCGGCCTCGCGCTCCTTCTCACGGCGTGCCGCTTCGGCCTTCTCGCGCGCCTCTGCTTCGCGCCGTGGCCGATCGAATTCCTCGGCCGATATCGCGACCGCGGGAATTGCGGTTGCCATGATGTCGGCGTGCTGGCGGGTGGACTCCAAGGCAATCACCATCGGCGCCAGGATGACCAGGTGGACACCGGCCGCCGCCAGGAATGCGTGCAGATTCTCCTGCCGCTCGCCCATGCTCAGTTCGACGTATCCGGGGGCTCGGTGATCATGCCGACCTTGCCTGCACCGGCATCCTGCAGCAGGATCATGCCGTTCATCACGGCGCCATAATTCGCATTGCGGTCACCACGCACGGCCACCGGCGTGGCCGGACTGTTCTTGAGGACCGAGCGGACAATCGCGACAACCTGCTTCGGGTCCAGCGCCGCCTTGCTGTCCTCCCCCACGTTGAGGAAGAAGCGACCGGCCGCATCCACCGTGAGTACGATCGGTTCGACCTGCTCGTTGGGTGTTGGCAAGGGCTCCGCGCTGGCGGTTGGCAGATCGACCTCGACGCCCTGGCTCAGCAACGGCGCGGTGACCATGAAGATGATCAGCAGCACCAGCATGACGTCGATGTACGGCACGACATTGATGTCGCCCATCAATCTCCGCTTTGCCCTGCGTGGTGAGACGCTCGCCATCTTACTGCCCGGCGTTGCGCTGCAGGATTGCAGCAAATTCTTCGGTGAAGGTGTCGTAACGCGTTTCCAGGCGTTCCACCTTGTCGGCGAAGCGGTTGTAGGCAATCACCGCGGGAATGGCGGCGAACAGGCCCATGGCCGTCGCAATCAATGCCTCGGCAATACCTGGCGCCACCATGGCCAGGGTCGCCTGCTGCACGTTACCCAGGGCACGGAAGGCATTCATGATGCCCCATACCGTGCCGAACAGGCCGACATAGGGGCTGGTCGAGCCCACCGTGGCCAGGAACGCAAGTCCGTCCTCAAGGCGGTCGATCTCGCGCAAGCGCGCCACCGACATCGCGCGCCTGGCAGCCTCGCTGATCCGGTCCGCATCGACACCGCCATGCTTGCGCTGCCGGACGAATTCCTTGAAACCGGCGAGAAAGATCGACGCCATGCC encodes:
- the tolB gene encoding Tol-Pal system beta propeller repeat protein TolB; amino-acid sequence: MHRYGLMFLLVLLLALPEVEAAGGIVVRVTKGAGDAQPIGIVPFGVETRNGSPARLPLDVAEVVAADLERSGRFKPLPREDMLERPTRGDDIQFQNWRVLGTDNVLVGKVIVEAERYIIQFQLFDVFRGDQLLGFSLPVAKDKLRRGAHVVADKVFEALTGVRGAFSTRIAFVTAVKDGDVTRYQLVVADADGENQRTVLRSVKPIMSPAWSPDGRKLAYVSFENDAAEIYVQELATGSRKVVSSRPGINGAPSFSPSGRMLAVTLSSEAGNPDIWLIDLEDGRTRRITRHAAIDTEPSWTADESAVLFTSDRGGSPQIYRVELRDRYNAKRVTFEGNYNASPSLTPDGKLLTMVTQANGQFRIAVMDMESKAVRILTDGGLDESPSIAPNGSMIIYATQAGRQGILAATSTDGRVQQQLALQVGDVREPAWSPYPPGER
- the tolA gene encoding cell envelope integrity protein TolA, with the protein product MGERQENLHAFLAAAGVHLVILAPMVIALESTRQHADIMATAIPAVAISAEEFDRPRREAEAREKAEAARREKEREAARQRELQAQREADEQARRQREAEQQRQAEEAARLEAAADKQRRAEEEARRKAAEEQRRAEEAARRKAAEEKRQAEAEAARRRAEEEARLRAEREADMQAEIAAEQSRLAAIRAGKLDEWIAMMQQKAERYFSPPLNAGNDFYCEVAVRMIPGGDIASATTGTCDSEQLARAAEAAIWKAAPFPMPSDPSVFERNVTFIFDSPETE
- the tolR gene encoding protein TolR; translated protein: MASVSPRRAKRRLMGDINVVPYIDVMLVLLIIFMVTAPLLSQGVEVDLPTASAEPLPTPNEQVEPIVLTVDAAGRFFLNVGEDSKAALDPKQVVAIVRSVLKNSPATPVAVRGDRNANYGAVMNGMILLQDAGAGKVGMITEPPDTSN
- the tolQ gene encoding protein TolQ, which translates into the protein MSTDLSFFELIANASFLVQLVMLALLLASFASWMLIFRKRKMLMGAREDAEAFEKRFWSGVDLSDIYKSLSKDEAAQQGMASIFLAGFKEFVRQRKHGGVDADRISEAARRAMSVARLREIDRLEDGLAFLATVGSTSPYVGLFGTVWGIMNAFRALGNVQQATLAMVAPGIAEALIATAMGLFAAIPAVIAYNRFADKVERLETRYDTFTEEFAAILQRNAGQ